One genomic segment of Vulgatibacter sp. includes these proteins:
- a CDS encoding DUF5985 family protein, with translation MTPMVLDMLNGAIIMASFAAGLFFLRFWRESHDRLFAAFALAFWILCLNWLLLAFVGPEYEARTYLYVLRLAAFLLIIAAIVDKNRKRGRG, from the coding sequence ATGACGCCCATGGTCCTCGACATGCTCAACGGGGCCATCATCATGGCGAGCTTCGCCGCCGGCCTCTTCTTCCTGCGCTTCTGGCGGGAGAGCCACGACCGGCTCTTCGCCGCCTTCGCGCTGGCGTTCTGGATCCTCTGCCTGAACTGGCTGCTGCTCGCCTTCGTCGGGCCCGAGTACGAGGCGCGCACCTATCTCTACGTGCTGCGCCTCGCCGCCTTCCTGCTCATCATCGCCGCCATCGTCGACAAGAATCGGAAACGCGGCAGAGGTTAA
- a CDS encoding DUF5985 family protein has protein sequence MAEAVYLLCAATSLACAVLLLRAWIGGRQRLLLWSSLCFVGLAINNVLLFVDRVILPTTVDLSAYRTLAAVFALGVLLYGLIWDTA, from the coding sequence ATGGCTGAAGCGGTCTACCTGCTCTGCGCTGCGACGAGCCTCGCCTGTGCGGTATTGCTGCTGCGTGCCTGGATCGGTGGGCGCCAGCGGCTGCTGCTCTGGAGCTCGCTCTGCTTCGTCGGGCTCGCGATCAACAACGTGCTGCTCTTCGTCGACCGCGTGATCCTACCCACGACCGTCGACCTCTCGGCCTACCGCACCCTGGCCGCGGTCTTCGCCCTGGGCGTGCTGCTCTACGGCCTCATCTGGGATACCGCATGA
- a CDS encoding RluA family pseudouridine synthase produces the protein MFEHTISEDEAGQRLDKLARRLLPEVPLSGVFKLIRTKRIRVNGKRSQVEYLLQPGDVVHFRVVQPGPEALRRPRPAPAKLPEVPILFEDDAILVVDKPGGLAVHPGSGIKGGTLVDWARNYLQVDPEQKDFKPSPAHRLDRETSGVIVVAKKRKAMVGLTEIFTAGTADKTYLGLVKGRMPRPVGTIDQPLAEHQQTSRSRQERGVNMQPAVTHYRVLATGAGVSLLECTIETGRTHQIRRHLSAIGHPIVGDSRYGDFPFNRDAAKTWGLKRQFLHARRLELEHPTTGQKMGFDAPLPDELVAVLNAAGIAWTGSKKRR, from the coding sequence GTGTTCGAGCACACCATCAGCGAAGACGAGGCGGGACAGCGCCTCGACAAATTGGCCCGCCGGCTGCTGCCCGAGGTGCCGCTCAGCGGCGTCTTCAAGCTGATCCGCACCAAGCGGATCCGGGTGAACGGCAAGCGCTCCCAGGTCGAGTACCTGCTCCAGCCCGGCGACGTGGTGCATTTCCGCGTGGTGCAGCCGGGACCCGAGGCCCTGCGCAGGCCGCGCCCCGCGCCGGCGAAGCTCCCCGAGGTGCCGATCCTCTTCGAGGACGACGCCATCCTCGTGGTCGACAAGCCCGGCGGTCTCGCCGTCCATCCCGGCAGCGGGATCAAGGGCGGCACCCTGGTCGACTGGGCGCGGAACTACCTGCAGGTCGACCCCGAGCAGAAGGACTTCAAGCCCAGCCCGGCGCACCGTCTCGACCGCGAGACCTCCGGGGTCATCGTCGTCGCCAAGAAGCGCAAGGCGATGGTCGGGCTCACGGAGATCTTCACCGCCGGCACCGCGGACAAGACTTATCTCGGCCTGGTGAAGGGCCGGATGCCGCGGCCGGTGGGCACCATCGACCAGCCGCTGGCGGAGCACCAGCAGACGAGCCGTTCCCGGCAGGAACGCGGCGTGAACATGCAGCCGGCGGTGACCCACTACCGCGTCCTCGCCACGGGCGCCGGGGTGAGCCTGCTCGAGTGCACCATCGAGACCGGCCGCACCCACCAGATCCGCCGGCACCTCTCGGCGATCGGCCACCCGATCGTCGGTGACTCGCGCTACGGCGACTTTCCCTTCAACCGGGACGCAGCGAAGACGTGGGGGCTGAAGCGCCAGTTCCTCCACGCGCGGCGGCTCGAGCTCGAGCACCCGACCACCGGGCAGAAGATGGGCTTCGACGCGCCCCTGCCCGACGAGCTGGTGGCGGTGCTGAACGCCGCCGGCATCGCCTGGACCGGCTCGAAGAAGCGCCGCTGA
- a CDS encoding sensor histidine kinase, whose translation MAATLDNQASILVVDDQGANLTALEAILEPLGQKLLLVRSGEEALKQLMLHEDVAVILLDVRMPGIDGFETARLIKMRDRSRFIPIVFLTGLGEDEGALFRGYEHGAVDYIRKPFDADVLRSKVRVFVELHQRGVALQRQAQLLREHELAAIERRHEERYRSLIDAMPQCVWALGPDGEIQYANEGWRSYAALRRGETTLEVLRRFIHPEDAPVMEVARRRALDGISPFEVQFRLRRAHDGAWRWHLGRGVPHRDDRGTVLGWVITATDIHDQKQIESALQQTEQALRKASEAKDVFLAAASHELRTPLTVVKAQTALTLRRLAKAGGDAERSLTMIDRQIGRMVRLVEDLLDVGRLQSGRLSLEWESFDLVELLSETRERMQLLSDAHPIELHAPEALPIEADRHRLEQVFTNLVANAIRYSPDGGSVRLDVADEGDRIRISVHDEGVGIPLDRQTEIFEQFGQAHGVRYGGLGLGLTIAAGIVGQHGGRIWVESDGKPGAGTTFHVEMPRAAELGASGLA comes from the coding sequence GTGGCTGCGACGCTAGACAACCAGGCCAGCATCCTCGTCGTCGACGATCAGGGCGCGAATCTCACCGCGCTCGAGGCGATCCTCGAGCCGCTGGGCCAGAAGCTCCTCCTCGTCCGCTCGGGCGAGGAGGCGCTCAAGCAGCTGATGCTCCACGAGGACGTCGCCGTGATCCTCCTCGACGTGCGGATGCCGGGCATCGACGGCTTCGAGACCGCGCGGCTGATCAAGATGCGGGATCGCTCGCGCTTCATCCCCATCGTCTTCCTCACCGGCCTCGGCGAGGACGAGGGCGCGCTCTTCCGCGGCTACGAGCACGGGGCGGTGGACTACATCCGCAAGCCCTTCGACGCCGACGTGCTCCGGTCGAAGGTCCGGGTCTTCGTCGAGCTCCACCAGCGGGGCGTGGCGCTCCAGCGGCAGGCCCAGCTGCTGCGCGAGCACGAGCTCGCGGCGATCGAGCGCCGGCACGAGGAGCGCTATCGATCGCTCATCGATGCGATGCCGCAGTGCGTGTGGGCGCTCGGGCCCGACGGCGAGATCCAATACGCGAACGAGGGATGGCGGAGCTACGCGGCGCTGCGCCGGGGCGAGACGACCCTCGAGGTGCTGCGGCGCTTCATCCACCCCGAGGACGCGCCGGTGATGGAGGTGGCGCGGCGGCGCGCCCTCGACGGCATCTCGCCCTTCGAGGTGCAGTTCCGCCTTCGCCGTGCCCACGACGGCGCGTGGCGCTGGCACCTCGGCCGCGGCGTTCCCCACCGCGACGATCGGGGCACGGTGCTGGGCTGGGTGATCACCGCGACCGACATCCACGACCAGAAGCAGATCGAGTCGGCGCTGCAGCAGACCGAGCAGGCGCTCCGCAAGGCGAGCGAGGCGAAGGACGTCTTCCTCGCCGCTGCCTCGCACGAGCTGCGCACGCCGCTCACCGTGGTGAAGGCCCAGACCGCTCTCACCCTCAGGCGTCTGGCCAAGGCCGGCGGCGACGCCGAGCGCTCGCTGACGATGATCGATCGCCAGATCGGCCGCATGGTCCGCCTCGTCGAGGACCTGCTCGACGTGGGCCGCCTGCAGAGCGGCAGGCTCTCGCTGGAGTGGGAGTCCTTCGACCTCGTCGAGCTCCTTTCGGAGACCCGGGAGCGCATGCAGCTCCTCTCCGACGCCCATCCGATCGAGCTGCACGCGCCGGAGGCGCTGCCGATCGAGGCGGATCGCCACCGGCTCGAGCAGGTGTTCACCAACCTGGTGGCCAACGCGATCCGCTATTCGCCGGACGGTGGCAGCGTGCGCCTCGACGTTGCCGACGAGGGCGACCGGATCCGGATCTCCGTGCACGACGAGGGCGTCGGCATCCCCCTCGACCGGCAGACGGAGATCTTCGAGCAGTTCGGCCAGGCCCACGGCGTTCGCTACGGCGGCCTCGGCCTCGGCCTCACCATCGCCGCCGGGATCGTCGGCCAGCACGGCGGCAGGATCTGGGTGGAGTCGGACGGCAAGCCAGGCGCCGGGACCACCTTCCACGTGGAGATGCCCCGGGCGGCGGAGCTCGGCGCCTCGGGGCTCGCTTAA
- a CDS encoding fibronectin type III domain-containing protein, giving the protein MTRRIRILSVAALLVAAACDTEEPRARQQQPEPEPEPTGRTVVGLRQLEWRYATGTDVAPTDLDTAVVQAHCPDGEGGWTIHPGHGEPDGTFVIEGLPEGHCWVRMDRWEGGEHPPEDEYFWTDASTLDFGTVKVEREQVDFFVASTRISLAVDGLEAWVPGEHELGLLVPNVTFSQYNFADFPGSVEGIPGAGETAAESISYELANLSTPAFSAEKGDRPLILQSGLRENDRGNAWFTPLRAFEGEPFSLDEGGTAHVEGTLVELEQHTYRLHWDIPAFDALADGIREGATPFARGFAYLSSRGVEEDAWHHGSRPWQAFVVADESIFDTAEAVDFGDVVHGNPIPGGTFYDWYQVWYRTLLPWFDDSEQELWATAGRYGGPAPTAEEGARPLVAPVTGIRIGGRDASQPLADVGPQPTISWQPPVTGEITSYEIDLVTPGAGDMAMGGFFRKAAHLVVPGDVTEIVLPVDLLREGFRYAVIVRAVSSEGQEVRTAPLARALPYAWADAVSETFLP; this is encoded by the coding sequence GTGACAAGGCGTATCCGGATCCTCTCCGTCGCCGCTCTCCTCGTCGCAGCAGCCTGCGACACCGAGGAGCCGCGTGCCCGCCAGCAGCAGCCCGAACCAGAGCCCGAACCCACCGGCCGCACCGTGGTCGGCCTGCGCCAGCTCGAATGGCGCTACGCCACGGGCACCGACGTCGCGCCCACGGATCTCGACACCGCCGTGGTGCAGGCGCACTGCCCGGATGGCGAGGGCGGCTGGACCATCCATCCCGGCCACGGCGAGCCCGACGGCACCTTCGTCATCGAAGGCCTGCCCGAGGGGCATTGCTGGGTGCGGATGGACCGCTGGGAAGGCGGCGAGCATCCGCCGGAGGACGAGTACTTCTGGACCGACGCCTCGACCCTCGACTTCGGCACCGTGAAGGTCGAGCGCGAACAGGTCGACTTCTTCGTGGCCTCCACCCGGATCTCCCTGGCCGTCGACGGCCTCGAGGCCTGGGTGCCGGGGGAGCACGAGCTCGGCCTGCTCGTTCCGAACGTCACCTTCTCGCAGTACAACTTCGCCGACTTCCCGGGCTCGGTGGAGGGGATTCCCGGCGCAGGTGAGACCGCGGCCGAGTCGATCTCGTACGAGCTCGCCAACCTCTCCACCCCAGCGTTCTCGGCGGAGAAGGGCGATCGCCCGCTGATCCTGCAGTCGGGGCTCCGGGAGAACGATCGGGGCAACGCCTGGTTCACCCCGCTGCGCGCCTTCGAGGGCGAGCCCTTCTCCCTGGACGAGGGCGGCACCGCCCACGTCGAGGGCACGCTCGTGGAACTCGAGCAGCACACCTACCGGCTCCACTGGGACATCCCAGCGTTCGACGCCCTCGCCGACGGGATCCGGGAGGGAGCCACTCCCTTCGCCAGGGGCTTCGCCTATCTCTCCTCCCGCGGCGTGGAGGAGGACGCGTGGCACCACGGTTCGCGTCCGTGGCAGGCCTTCGTGGTGGCGGACGAGTCGATCTTCGACACCGCCGAGGCGGTGGATTTCGGCGACGTCGTGCACGGCAACCCGATCCCCGGCGGCACCTTCTACGACTGGTACCAGGTCTGGTACCGCACCTTGCTGCCCTGGTTCGACGACAGCGAGCAGGAACTCTGGGCCACCGCCGGCCGCTACGGCGGACCCGCGCCCACGGCAGAGGAGGGCGCCCGCCCCCTGGTGGCCCCGGTCACTGGGATCCGCATCGGCGGCAGGGATGCATCGCAGCCACTGGCAGACGTCGGTCCGCAGCCGACGATCAGCTGGCAGCCCCCTGTTACCGGCGAGATCACCTCCTACGAGATCGACCTCGTCACCCCCGGCGCCGGCGACATGGCGATGGGCGGCTTCTTCCGCAAGGCGGCCCACCTCGTGGTGCCCGGCGACGTCACCGAGATCGTCCTTCCGGTGGATCTGCTCCGCGAGGGCTTCCGCTACGCGGTGATCGTCCGCGCCGTCTCCAGCGAAGGCCAGGAGGTCCGCACCGCGCCGCTGGCCCGGGCGCTTCCCTACGCGTGGGCCGACGCGGTCTCGGAGACCTTCCTGCCTTGA